A region of Arabidopsis thaliana chromosome 5, partial sequence DNA encodes the following proteins:
- a CDS encoding splicing factor 3A subunit (unknown protein; BEST Arabidopsis thaliana protein match is: unknown protein (TAIR:AT3G11760.1); Has 1807 Blast hits to 1807 proteins in 277 species: Archae - 0; Bacteria - 0; Metazoa - 736; Fungi - 347; Plants - 385; Viruses - 0; Other Eukaryotes - 339 (source: NCBI BLink).), which produces MVVKMKQIMRWPPWPPLFAVKFDVIVVVHQMDGLLDSDGGGDDSTDQSQRGGGTTTRKRPVVEIKWKGPKSVTLKRSVVRNLTEEGGFRGDGVVEWNEEFKRVCEFSVYKEGSFLPWFVSLTVFSGLNQGSKEKVRSFGKASLNIAEYFSLMKEDDVQVKVPLKDCDSSSVRSPHVHISLQFSPKESLPERQRSALPVLWSPLSAEAEKAESVVKVGLRKMKTFNNCMSSTQASEKESEKDGSSGSGSDGKSPERNLDSDSSYPFDTDSLDEGDAADESEENKENESSLADPVNYKTLRSANWARGSFHTVTNPEDEDLIYYSHRSPLAETGHCSDEVSNDVVSLEQAKGQMSKKRMLSWKKRKLSFRSPKQKGEPLLKKDCLEEGGDDIDFDRRQLSSSDESNSDWYRSDDAIMKPLSQFGDDDFVVGSWETKEIISRDGLMKLTARVFLASIDQRSERAAGESACTALVAVMAHWLGSNRDIIPTRSEFDSLIREGSSEWRNMCENEEYRERFPDKHFDLETVLQAKVRPICVVPERSFIGFFHPEKSEEEEGKEDASLDFLKGVMSFDSIWEELMKQEPEESASEPVIYIVSWNDHFFVLLVNHDAYYIIDTLGERLYEGCNQAYVLKFDKDAEIKRLPSVIKDNKADMGNQKQGGKNKSEQPERSKESEEQEEEEVVCRGKESCREYIKSFLAAIPIQQVKADMKKGLVSSLHHRLQIELHYTKHLHHHQPNMFESSATEVTVSEAAVSVTVAWSLASQFSNSGGFSCEMAELLGVKV; this is translated from the exons ATGGTGGTCAAAATGAAACAGATCATGCGTTGGCCACCGTGGCCTCCGCTCTTCGCCGTTAAATTCGACGTGATCGTCGTTGTTCACCAGATGGATGGTTTGTTGGATTCCGATGGTGGTGGCGATGATAGTACTGATCAGAGTCAGCGAGGAGGAGGGACAACAACGAGGAAGAGACCTGTTGTTGAGATCAAATGGAAAGGACCTAAATCGGTTACTCTCAAACGCTCCGTCGTACGGAATCTCACCGAAGAAGGTGGATTTCGCGGCGATGGCGTCGTTGAATGGAACGAAGAGTTTAAGAGGGTTTGCGAATTCTCTGTTTACAAGGAAGGATCGTTTCTTCCTTGGTTCGTTTCTTTAACCGTCTTCAGT GGACTGAATCAAGGATCGAAGGAGAAAGTTCGTAGCTTTGGAAAGGCATCACTGAACATTGCAGAATACTTTTCATTGatgaaagaagatgatgttcaAGTCAAAGTGCCTCTCAAGGATTGTGACTCATCATCTGTGAGAAGTCCACATGTTCAT ATATCCCTTCAGTTTTCTCCTAAAGAATCGTTGCCTGAAAGACAGAGGTCTGCTCTTCCTGTTCTATGGTCTCCTCTTTCCGCAGAGGCTGAGAAAGCTGAGTCTGTTGTTAAAGTAGGCCTGAGAAAGATGAAGACCTTCAACAATTGCATGTCTAGTACACAGGCATCGGAAAAGGAGAGTGAGAAAGATGGAAGCAGTGGAAGCGGAAGTGACGGCAAAAGTCCGGAGAGAAATCTTGATTCTGACTCTAGTTATCCTTTTGATACAGATTCTTTAGATGAAGGTGATGCTGCAGATGAATCAGAAGAGAACAAAGAGAATGAAAGTAGCTTAGCTGATCCAGTTAATTACAAAACACTTCGTTCTGCTAATTGGGCTAGAGGCTCATTTCATACTGTTACAAACCCCGAAGACGAGGATTTGATATATTACAGTCACCGCAGTCCATTAGCAGAGACAGGACATTGCAGTGATGAGGTTTCCAATGATGTAGTAAGCTTGGAGCAGGCGAAAGGACAAATGTCTAAGAAGAGAATGTTAtcttggaagaagagaaaacttAGTTTTAGATCTCCTAAACAGAAAGGCGAGCCTCTTCTTAAGAAGGATTGTCTTGAAGAAGGAGGTGATGATATCGATTTTGACCGCAGACAACTAAGTTCATCCGATGAGTCTAACTCTGAT TGGTATAGGTCTGATGATGCAATCATGAAACCATTATCCCAGTTTGGAGATGATGATTTCGTTGTTGGTAGCTGGGAGACCAAAGAGATTATAAGCCGTGATGGGCTGATGAAACTCACGGCTCGAGTATTTCTCGCATCAATTGATCAGAGAAGCGAGAGAGCTGCTGGAGAAAGCGCCTGCACAGCTCTAGTTGCAGTGATGGCACATTGGTTAGGATCCAACAGAGACATAATCCCAACAAGGTCAGAGTTTGACAGTCTTATCAGAGAAGGATCATCCGAGTGGAGAAATATGTGTGAAAACGAGGAATACCGGGAACGGTTTCCAGACAAACATTTCGATCTCGAGACGGTTCTCCAGGCAAAAGTCAGACCCATCTGTGTAGTCCCTGAAAGATCATTCATCGGGTTTTTCCATCCAGAGaaatcagaggaagaagaaggaaaagaagatgcTAGTCTAGATTTTCTCAAAGGTGTAATGTCCTTTGACAGTATCTGGGAAGAGCTCATGAAACAAGAACCAGAAGAGTCGGCAAGCGAACCTGTGATCTACATTGTAAGCTGGAATGATCATTTCTTTGTACTCCTTGTGAACCACGATGCTTATTACATCATAGACACGCTTGGAGAGAGGCTCTATGAGGGTTGCAACCAAGCGTATGTCTTGAAATTTGACAAAGATGCAGAGATCAAAAGATTACCATCCGTcatcaaagacaacaaagCCGACATGGGAAACCAGAAACAAGGTGGTAAGAACAAGTCTGAGCAACCCGaaagatcaaaagaatcagaagaacaagaagaagaagaagtagtgTGTAGAGGTAAAGAGTCATGTAGAGAGTATATAAAGAGCTTTCTCGCAGCGATTCCAATACAGCAAGTGAAAGCTGATATGAAGAAAGGACTGGTTTCATCTTTGCATCACCGTCTTCAAATAGAGCTTCACTACACGAAACACCTTCATCACCACCAACCTAATATGTTTGAATCCTCTGCAACCGAAGTAACTGTGTCAGAAGCTGCTGTGTCTGTGACAGTGGCTTGGTCATTGGCGAGCCAATTCAGCAATAGTGGTGGGTTTAGTTGCGAAATGGCTGAGCTTTTGGGGGTTAAAGTTTAA
- a CDS encoding splicing factor 3A subunit, translating to MKEDDVQVKVPLKDCDSSSVRSPHVHISLQFSPKESLPERQRSALPVLWSPLSAEAEKAESVVKVGLRKMKTFNNCMSSTQASEKESEKDGSSGSGSDGKSPERNLDSDSSYPFDTDSLDEGDAADESEENKENESSLADPVNYKTLRSANWARGSFHTVTNPEDEDLIYYSHRSPLAETGHCSDEVSNDVVSLEQAKGQMSKKRMLSWKKRKLSFRSPKQKGEPLLKKDCLEEGGDDIDFDRRQLSSSDESNSDWYRSDDAIMKPLSQFGDDDFVVGSWETKEIISRDGLMKLTARVFLASIDQRSERAAGESACTALVAVMAHWLGSNRDIIPTRSEFDSLIREGSSEWRNMCENEEYRERFPDKHFDLETVLQAKVRPICVVPERSFIGFFHPEKSEEEEGKEDASLDFLKGVMSFDSIWEELMKQEPEESASEPVIYIVSWNDHFFVLLVNHDAYYIIDTLGERLYEGCNQAYVLKFDKDAEIKRLPSVIKDNKADMGNQKQGGKNKSEQPERSKESEEQEEEEVVCRGKESCREYIKSFLAAIPIQQVKADMKKGLVSSLHHRLQIELHYTKHLHHHQPNMFESSATEVTVSEAAVSVTVAWSLASQFSNSGGFSCEMAELLGVKV from the exons atgaaagaagatgatgttcaAGTCAAAGTGCCTCTCAAGGATTGTGACTCATCATCTGTGAGAAGTCCACATGTTCAT ATATCCCTTCAGTTTTCTCCTAAAGAATCGTTGCCTGAAAGACAGAGGTCTGCTCTTCCTGTTCTATGGTCTCCTCTTTCCGCAGAGGCTGAGAAAGCTGAGTCTGTTGTTAAAGTAGGCCTGAGAAAGATGAAGACCTTCAACAATTGCATGTCTAGTACACAGGCATCGGAAAAGGAGAGTGAGAAAGATGGAAGCAGTGGAAGCGGAAGTGACGGCAAAAGTCCGGAGAGAAATCTTGATTCTGACTCTAGTTATCCTTTTGATACAGATTCTTTAGATGAAGGTGATGCTGCAGATGAATCAGAAGAGAACAAAGAGAATGAAAGTAGCTTAGCTGATCCAGTTAATTACAAAACACTTCGTTCTGCTAATTGGGCTAGAGGCTCATTTCATACTGTTACAAACCCCGAAGACGAGGATTTGATATATTACAGTCACCGCAGTCCATTAGCAGAGACAGGACATTGCAGTGATGAGGTTTCCAATGATGTAGTAAGCTTGGAGCAGGCGAAAGGACAAATGTCTAAGAAGAGAATGTTAtcttggaagaagagaaaacttAGTTTTAGATCTCCTAAACAGAAAGGCGAGCCTCTTCTTAAGAAGGATTGTCTTGAAGAAGGAGGTGATGATATCGATTTTGACCGCAGACAACTAAGTTCATCCGATGAGTCTAACTCTGAT TGGTATAGGTCTGATGATGCAATCATGAAACCATTATCCCAGTTTGGAGATGATGATTTCGTTGTTGGTAGCTGGGAGACCAAAGAGATTATAAGCCGTGATGGGCTGATGAAACTCACGGCTCGAGTATTTCTCGCATCAATTGATCAGAGAAGCGAGAGAGCTGCTGGAGAAAGCGCCTGCACAGCTCTAGTTGCAGTGATGGCACATTGGTTAGGATCCAACAGAGACATAATCCCAACAAGGTCAGAGTTTGACAGTCTTATCAGAGAAGGATCATCCGAGTGGAGAAATATGTGTGAAAACGAGGAATACCGGGAACGGTTTCCAGACAAACATTTCGATCTCGAGACGGTTCTCCAGGCAAAAGTCAGACCCATCTGTGTAGTCCCTGAAAGATCATTCATCGGGTTTTTCCATCCAGAGaaatcagaggaagaagaaggaaaagaagatgcTAGTCTAGATTTTCTCAAAGGTGTAATGTCCTTTGACAGTATCTGGGAAGAGCTCATGAAACAAGAACCAGAAGAGTCGGCAAGCGAACCTGTGATCTACATTGTAAGCTGGAATGATCATTTCTTTGTACTCCTTGTGAACCACGATGCTTATTACATCATAGACACGCTTGGAGAGAGGCTCTATGAGGGTTGCAACCAAGCGTATGTCTTGAAATTTGACAAAGATGCAGAGATCAAAAGATTACCATCCGTcatcaaagacaacaaagCCGACATGGGAAACCAGAAACAAGGTGGTAAGAACAAGTCTGAGCAACCCGaaagatcaaaagaatcagaagaacaagaagaagaagaagtagtgTGTAGAGGTAAAGAGTCATGTAGAGAGTATATAAAGAGCTTTCTCGCAGCGATTCCAATACAGCAAGTGAAAGCTGATATGAAGAAAGGACTGGTTTCATCTTTGCATCACCGTCTTCAAATAGAGCTTCACTACACGAAACACCTTCATCACCACCAACCTAATATGTTTGAATCCTCTGCAACCGAAGTAACTGTGTCAGAAGCTGCTGTGTCTGTGACAGTGGCTTGGTCATTGGCGAGCCAATTCAGCAATAGTGGTGGGTTTAGTTGCGAAATGGCTGAGCTTTTGGGGGTTAAAGTTTAA
- the CPK1 gene encoding calcium dependent protein kinase 1 (calcium dependent protein kinase 1 (CPK1); FUNCTIONS IN: protein binding, calmodulin-dependent protein kinase activity, kinase activity; INVOLVED IN: protein amino acid phosphorylation, N-terminal protein myristoylation; LOCATED IN: peroxisome, membrane; EXPRESSED IN: 23 plant structures; EXPRESSED DURING: 13 growth stages; CONTAINS InterPro DOMAIN/s: Protein kinase, ATP binding site (InterPro:IPR017441), EF-Hand 1, calcium-binding site (InterPro:IPR018247), Serine/threonine-protein kinase domain (InterPro:IPR002290), Calcium-binding EF-hand (InterPro:IPR002048), EF-hand-like domain (InterPro:IPR011992), EF-hand (InterPro:IPR018248), Serine/threonine-protein kinase-like domain (InterPro:IPR017442), Protein kinase-like domain (InterPro:IPR011009), Serine/threonine-protein kinase, active site (InterPro:IPR008271), Protein kinase, catalytic domain (InterPro:IPR000719), EF-HAND 2 (InterPro:IPR018249), Calcium-dependent protein kinase (InterPro:IPR020642), Calcium/calmodulin-dependent protein kinase-like (InterPro:IPR020636); BEST Arabidopsis thaliana protein match is: calmodulin-domain protein kinase cdpk isoform 2 (TAIR:AT3G10660.1); Has 1807 Blast hits to 1807 proteins in 277 species: Archae - 0; Bacteria - 0; Metazoa - 736; Fungi - 347; Plants - 385; Viruses - 0; Other Eukaryotes - 339 (source: NCBI BLink).), with protein MGNTCVGPSRNGFLQSVSAAMWRPRDGDDSASMSNGDIASEAVSGELRSRLSDEVQNKPPEQVTMPKPGTDVETKDREIRTESKPETLEEISLESKPETKQETKSETKPESKPDPPAKPKKPKHMKRVSSAGLRTESVLQRKTENFKEFYSLGRKLGQGQFGTTFLCVEKTTGKEFACKSIAKRKLLTDEDVEDVRREIQIMHHLAGHPNVISIKGAYEDVVAVHLVMECCAGGELFDRIIQRGHYTERKAAELTRTIVGVVEACHSLGVMHRDLKPENFLFVSKHEDSLLKTIDFGLSMFFKPDDVFTDVVGSPYYVAPEVLRKRYGPEADVWSAGVIVYILLSGVPPFWAETEQGIFEQVLHGDLDFSSDPWPSISESAKDLVRKMLVRDPKKRLTAHQVLCHPWVQVDGVAPDKPLDSAVLSRMKQFSAMNKFKKMALRVIAESLSEEEIAGLKEMFNMIDADKSGQITFEELKAGLKRVGANLKESEILDLMQAADVDNSGTIDYKEFIAATLHLNKIEREDHLFAAFTYFDKDGSGYITPDELQQACEEFGVEDVRIEELMRDVDQDNDGRIDYNEFVAMMQKGSITGGPVKMGLEKSFSIALKL; from the exons ATGGGTAATACTTGTGTTGGACCAAGCAGAAATGGCTTCTTGCAATCTGTTTCAGCTGCAATGTGGCGGCCAAGAGATGGAGATGATTCGGCTTCCATGAGTAATGGAGATATTGCAAGTGAAGCTGTTTCGGGAGAGCTTCGATCTCGATTATCTGATGAAGTCCAGAATAAACCTCCTGAACAGGTCACAATGCCGAAGCCAGGGACTGACGTCGAGACCAAGGACAGAGAGATTCGAACTGAAAGCAAGCCTGAAACGCTAGAGGAGATAAGCCTTGAGTCCAAACCAGAGACTAAGCAGGAGACCAAGTCAGAGACCAAGCCGGAGTCAAAACCTGATCCTCCAGCTAAACCTAAGAAGCCTAAACACATGAAGAGAGTGTCAAGTGCAGGGCTTAGGACTGAGTCAGTGTTGCAGAGGAAGACTGAAAACTTCAAGGAATTCTATTCCTTGGGAAGGAAACTCGGACAAGGGCAATTTGGGACGACTTTTTTATGTGTCGAGAAGACTACGGGGAAGGAGTTTGCCTGCAAGTCGATTGCTAAGAGGAAGCTATTGACTGATGAGGACGTTGAGGATGTGAGAAGAGAAATTCAGATAATGCATCACTTGGCTGGTCACCCTAATGTCATCTCCATCAAAGGAGCTTATGAGGATGTTGTGGCAGTGCACCTTGTAATGGAGTGTTGTGCAGGCGGCGAGCTTTTTGACAGGATCATTCAACGCGGTCACTACACAGAGAGGAAAGCGGCTGAGCTCACTAGAACCATTGTTGGGGTTGTAGAGGCTTGCCATTCTCTTGGTGTTATGCATCGAGACCTCAAGCCCGAGAATTTTCTGTTTGTCAGTAAACACGAAGATTCCCTCTTGAAGACGATTGATTTTGGACTCTCCATGTTCTTTAAACCAG ACGATGTTTTTACAGATGTTGTTGGTAGCCCATATTATGTTGCCCCAGAAGTTCTTCGAAAGCGTTATGGCCCTGAAGCTGATGTCTGGAGTGCTGGAGTGATTGTGTACATTTTATTAAGCGGAGTTCCTCCATTCTGGGCTG AAACCGAACAAGGTATTTTCGAACAGGTCCTCCACGGTGATCTTGACTTTTCGTCCGATCCATGGCCAAGTATATCTGAAAGTGCAAAGGATTTAGTGAGGAAAATGCTTGTCAGGGATCCCAAGAAAAGGTTAACTGCCCACCAAGTATTAT GTCATCCATGGGTTCAAGTCGACGGTGTGGCTCCAGACAAGCCTTTGGATTCTGCTGTTCTGAGCCGTATGAAGCAGTTTTCTGCAATGAACAAGTTCAAGAAAATGGCTCTTAGA GTCATTGCTGAGAGCttatctgaagaagaaatcgCCGGCTTGAAAGAAATGTTTAATATGATAGATGCGGACAAGAGTGGTCAGATAACTTTCGAAGAACTGAAAGCAGGACTAAAACGAGTAGGGGCGAATCTCAAAGAGTCTGAAATTCTCGACTTGATGCAAGCT GCTGATGTGGACAACAGCGGAACAATAGATTACAAAGAGTTCATAGCTGCAACATTACAtctaaacaaaatagagagagaggacCATTTGTTTGCAGCCTTTACATACTTTGACAAAGATGGGAGCGGCTATATCACCCCAGACGAGCTTCAACAAGCTTGTGAGGAGTTTGGTGTTGAGGATGTCCGCATAGAAGAACTGATGCGCGATGTTGATCAAGACAAT GACGGGCGAATAGACTACAACGAGTTTGTGGCGATGATGCAGAAAGGAAGCATCACAGGAGGACCTGTGAAAATGGGTCTAGAGAAAAGCTTTAGCATTGCTCTTAAACTCTAG
- a CDS encoding Glycosyl hydrolase family protein gives MIRLENKKMRKVSPVTKMSRDSVRIVGVLLWMCMWVCCYGDGEYLLYKDPKQTVSDRVADLFGRMTLEEKIGQMVQIDRSVATVNIMRDYFIGSVLSGGGSAPLPEASAQNWVDMINEYQKGALVSRLGIPMIYGIDAVHGHNNVYNATIFPHNVGLGATRDPDLVKRIGAATAVEVRATGIPYTFAPCIAVCRDPRWGRCYESYSEDHKVVEDMTDVILGLQGEPPSNYKHGVPFVGGRDKVAACAKHYVGDGGTTRGVNENNTVTDLHGLLSVHMPAYADAVYKGVSTVMVSYSSWNGEKMHANTELITGYLKGTLKFKGFVISDWQGVDKISTPPHTHYTASVRAAIQAGIDMVMVPFNFTEFVNDLTTLVKNNSIPVTRIDDAVRRILLVKFTMGLFENPLADYSFSSELGSQAHRDLAREAVRKSLVLLKNGNKTNPMLPLPRKTSKILVAGTHADNLGYQCGGWTITWQGFSGNKNTRGTTLLSAVKSAVDQSTEVVFRENPDAEFIKSNNFAYAIIAVGEPPYAETAGDSDKLTMLDPGPAIISSTCQAVKCVVVVISGRPLVMEPYVASIDALVAAWLPGTEGQGITDALFGDHGFSGKLPVTWFRNTEQLPMSYGDTHYDPLFAYGSGLETESVASIVARSTSASATNTKPCLYTVLVSATLCLFIFPSLSRL, from the exons ATGATTCGTttggaaaataagaaaatgagaaa AGTTTCCCCTGTTACGAAGATGAGCAGAGATTCAGTAAGAATCGTTGGGGTTCTTCTATGGATGTGTATGTGGGTTTGTTGTTATGGGGATGGAGAGTATCTGTTGTACAAGGACCCGAAACAGACGGTGTCAGATCGAGTTGCGGATTTGTTTGGTAGAATGACTTTGGAAGAGAAGATTGGCCAGATGGTGCAGATTGATAGAAGTGTTGCCACTGTCAACATTATGAGAGATTACTTCATCG GCAGTGTATTGAGTGGTGGTGGGAGCGCTCCACTTCCTGAGGCAAGTGCTCAGAATTGGGTTGATATGATAAATGAGTACCAAAAGGGGGCTCTAGTTAGTCGTTTGGGAATTCCTATGATATATGGCATTGATGCCGTTCACGGGCATAACAATGTCTATAACGCTACTATTTTCCCTCACAATGTTGGTCTTGGAGCCACTAG GGATCCTGATCTTGTTAAGAGGATTGGAGCAGCAACTGCAGTCGAAGTCAGAGCCACTGGAATCCCATACACATTTGCTCCTTGCATTGCA GTTTGTAGAGATCCCAGATGGGGTAGATGTTATGAGAGCTACAGCGAGGATCACAAAGTCGTGGAAGACATGACGGATGTCATACTTGGTTTACAAGGAGAGCCTCCTTCCAACTATAAGCACGGAGTTCCATTCGTTGGTGGCAG GGATAAAGTTGCAGCCTGTGCCAAGCATTACGTGGGAGATGGTGGGACAACCCGCGGAGTAAACGAGAACAACACTGTGACTGATTTACACGGTCTTCTTAGCGTTCACATGCCCGCTTATGCTGATGCAGTTTACAAAGGTGTTTCCACAGTGATGGTTTCATATTCGAGCTGGAATGGTGAGAAGATGCATGCAAATACTGAGCTGATCACAGGGTATCTTAAGGGTACCCTTAAGTTTAAG GGTTTTGTTATCTCGGATTGGCAAGGTGTCGATAAGATTTCCACACCACCGCATACGCACTACACAGCTTCCGTCCGAGCTGCAATTCAAGCTGGAATTGATATG GTCATGGTCCCCTTCAACTTTACCGAGTTTGTCAATGATCTTACAACCTTGGTGAAGAATAATTCAATTCCTGTCACTCGGATTGATGATGCTGTCAGAAGAATCCTGCTTGTCAAGTTCACCATGGGTCTTTTTGAGAACCCTTTGGCTGATTACAGCTTTTCCAGTGAACTAGGAAGCCAG GCACATAGAGACTTGGCAAGGGAGGCTGTTAGAAAATCCCTTGTGCTACTGAAGAACGGGAACAAAACCAATCCTATGCTCCCACTTCCCAGGAAGACTTCAAAGATCCTAGTCGCTGGCACTCACGCTGATAATTTAGGTTATCAGTGTGGTGGTTGGACCATAACTTGGCAAGGATTTAGCGGTAATAAGAACACGAGAG GGACTACACTTCTTAGCGCTGTAAAATCAGCTGTTGATCAAAGCACTGAAGTTGTCTTCCGCGAGAACCCGGATGCTGAATTCATCAAATCGAACAACTTTGCTTATGCAATCATTGCTGTTGGTGAACCTCCATATGCAGAAACAGCTGGAGACAGCGACAAGCTAACTATGCTTGACCCCGGTCCAGCGATTATTAGCTCCACTTGTCAGGCTGTCAAGTGTGTGGTTGTGGTCATTTCAGGTAGACCACTTGTGATGGAACCTTACGTTGCCTCGATCGATGCATTGGTTGCAGCATGGCTACCAGGAACAGAAGGCCAAGGTATCACTGATGCTCTCTTTGGGGACCATGGCTTCAGTGGAAAACTTCCTGTTACATGGTTCAGAAACACAGAGCAGTTGCCTATGAGCTATGGAGATACACATTATGACCCGCTATTTGCTTACGGGTCTGGTCTTGAAACTGAGTCTGTTGCGAGCATTGTTGCTAG GTCAACCTCAGCTTCTGCTACTAACACAAAGCCCTGCTTATACACAGTCCTTGTTTCTGCTACATTGTGTCTGTTTATCTTCCCAAG cTTAAGCCGActttga